The Vairimorpha necatrix chromosome 1, complete sequence genome contains a region encoding:
- a CDS encoding cell division cycle protein 23-like protein: MKNELCDLFHKNLFAVNKVSPNEDTKYHNVNKEDHFNYNKKDHFNYNKKDHYSSNNEDHQNNRNHIKDGSFYDPLSFSIKFLYLRNLCSYSPLILPADSISCPFFKMCLMSSYNDFSFLDEFKFLDHEIVGALPLNSDIPILHIKIPNTKEIYLYKTKKYEFDFSVSKLSIDEQIYLIFHMMKIYKTELDTNIRNIKVNAYIDRLSFYKNDKHPHIDRLVKYYNSLINDEYIELEKEVHKVYTVTYEDIMKFPMIFRRDLEIQLARVYFKYSYYEKSLEIYKKYKMCKEEIECLIKLRRNEEAIEEIKRALYKLDKEILSKTRSKHNQENMTFKDNLTFKEKVLCCDYLINLAWLTENVEYFDLAHKIYPSFEPLEQKALYFYKTQDFINSKFTYEQVLTIVPQNDRILFALASVKIHLEEYFECIDIFKRLLENDKKNPEYLRNLSLCFYKIEDIENCMKYLKRNALKDHKSMDMYFKLVIKNKKKEEILWCIRKIENMKYLEIISKYLIEEGIIKQEEFNEAYSKRK; this comes from the coding sequence ATGAAAAATGAACTCTGCGATTtgtttcataaaaatttgtttgcTGTGAACAAAGTAAGTCCAAATGAAGATACAAAATATCATAATgttaataaagaagatcATTTcaattacaataaaaaagatcatttcaattacaataaaaaagatcatTACAGTTCCAATAACGAAGATCATCAGAACAACAGAAATCATATAAAAGACGGTTCATTTTATGATCCGCTTTCCTTCTCCATAAAATTCCTTTATCTCCGTAATCTCTGCTCTTATTCCCCTCTCATCCTCCCCGCTGATTCTATCTCTTGTCCTTTCTTCAAGATGTGTCTCATGTCGTCTTATAATGATTTCTCATTTCTAGACGAGTTCAAGTTTCTAGACCATGAAATTGTAGGAGCCCTCCCTTTAAATTCAGATATTCcaattttacatattaaGATCCCTAATACTAAAGAAATCTATCTTTATAAAACTAAGAAATATGAGTTTGATTTCTCTGTTAGTAAGTTGTCAATAGATGAGCAGATCTATTTGATATTTCATATGATGAAGATTTATAAGACTGAGTTAGATACAAATATAAGGaatataaaagtaaatGCTTATATCGATAGATTAAGCTTCTATAAGAATGATAAGCATCCACATATAGATAGattagtaaaatattataatagtCTTATTAATGATGAATACATAGAATTAGAGAAAGAAGTTCATAAAGTTTACACTGTGACGTATGAAGATATTATGAAATTTCCTATGATTTTCAGACGAGATTTAGAAATTCAACTTGCTCgggtttattttaaatattcgtACTATGAGAAATCTCTAGAgatttataagaaatataaaatgtgTAAGGAAGAGATAGaatgtttaataaaactaagAAGGAATGAAGAAGcaatagaagaaataaagagAGCACTTTATAAACTAGacaaagaaatattatctAAGACGAGATCTAAACATAACCAAGAAAACATGActtttaaagataatttaacATTTAAAGAGAAAGTCTTGTGCTGTGActatttgataaatttggCCTGGTTGACTGAAAATGTCGAATATTTCGATCTCGCTCATAAAATTTACCCAAGTTTCGAGCCCTTAGAACAAAAggctttatatttttataaaacccaagattttataaactcAAAATTTACATACGAGCAAGTTTTGACTATTGTCCCACAAAATGACAGGATTTTATTCGCTCTCGCGTCTGTGAAGATCCACCTTGAGGAATATTTCGAGTGTATTGACATTTTCAAGAGACTTCttgaaaatgataaaaagaatcccgaatatttaagaaatctttcattatgtttttataagatCGAAGATATTGAGAACTGtatgaaatatttgaagAGAAATGCTTTAAAAGATCATAAAAGTATGGACATGTATTTCAAGTTAGTGATAAAGAATAAGAAGAAAGAAGAGATATTGTGGTGTATAAGAAAGATTGagaatatgaaatatttagaaataattagtaaatatttgataGAAGAAGGAATAATTAAACAAGAAGAATTTAATGAAGCATATTccaaaagaaaatga
- a CDS encoding vesicle-fusing ATPase (NSF), translating into MKLTVSKIQETDKGKVNLVYIPYSNDFIDYDYIKIDDNAIFKFAFHNTSKILLSKIQREFLNKVPEKDICKIKPLKTVLCDQIMLLRLEVELINMSNENIDAEDFISHFSNIYRLFPFNIEQKLYFYYNNLGFIITVRELLTNNDTSNGILLKNTEIYVNTNSQKMTFLNNNKDNLLLDPNFDFANLGIGGLKNEFSKMFRRAFVQRVFDKDVIKKLGIPHVKGIMLYGPPGTGKTLIAKRLGNLLNARPPKIVNGPEILNKYIGQSEENIRNLFKDAEEEWKIKKEESGLHIIIFDEIDAICKKRGSSQNSGVGDQVVNQLLSKMDGVESLENVLVIGMTNRLDLIDDALLRPGRFEIHLEISLPDEEARNEIFKIHTKAMSEANYIDKNVDLKNIAKLSKNYTGAEITAVIKSAVSYALERKVHKEDEFKGDTNILVDMNDFMRALDEVKPSFGINELDFCKFQRTFYETSNFQNAVNLGRDFLRKLKNTNLYNTSSLLFYGDPGVGKTNLAVKCSILSLFPFIKMISPRNIIGLSEYEKVNYIKNKFMDAYKSEESIVILDDIEGLIDFVNIGPRFSNAILQCIKIFIKEEDKKKLFVFGTSSNVEILKECGIYECFHGTFEVKNIFQEDFDELCKQNVNFKDIPFEEPCSIKSLLSKLNEPDVSPN; encoded by the coding sequence ATGAAACTCACGGTCAGTAAAATTCAAGAAACAGACAAAGGTAAAGTCAACTTAGTTTACATTCCTTATTCTAATGATTTCATAGATTATGACTACATTAAAATAGACGACAATGcaattttcaaatttgcTTTCCACAATACTTCCAAAATTCTCCTTAGTAAAATCCAAAGGGAATTTCTTAACAAAGTCCCAGAAAAAGACATCTGTAAAATCAAGCCTCTTAAAACTGTCCTTTGTGACCAAATCATGCTTTTAAGACTAGAAGTCGAATTAATAAACATGTCTAATGAGAATATTGACGCAGAAGATTTCATTTCTCATTTCTCTAATATTTACAGGCTTTTTCCTTTTAATATTGAGcagaaattatatttttattataataatcttGGATTTATTATTACAGTAAGAGAATTATTAACAAATAATGATACTAGTAATggaatattattaaaaaatacagaaATTTATGTTAATACTAATTCCCAGAAAATGacatttctaaataataataaagacAATTTATTACTTGACCCGAATTTCGACTTCGCGAATTTGGGAATTGGtggattaaaaaatgaattttctaaaatgtTCAGACGCGCTTTCGTCCAAAGGGTTTTTGATAAAGACGTAATTAAGAAATTAGGAATTCCTCATGTAAAAGGAATTATGCTTTATGGCCCGCCAGGGACAGGGAAAACTTTAATAGCTAAAAGATTAGggaatttattaaatgcCAGACCTCCTAAAATTGTAAATGGTccagaaatattaaataaatatattggGCAAAgtgaagaaaatataagaaatttatttaaagacGCAGAAGAAGAAtggaaaattaaaaaagaagaaagtGGTCtacatattataatttttgatgAAATAGATGCTATTTGTAAAAAGAGAGGTAGTTCTCAGAATTCTGGAGTAGGTGATCAAGTAGTAAATCAATTATTAAGTAAAATGGACGGAGTTGAATCATTAGAAAATGTTTTAGTAATTGGAATGACAAATAGACTTGATTTGATAGATGACGCTTTATTAAGACCAGGGAGATTTGAAATacatttagaaatttcCTTACCTGACGAAGAAGCaagaaatgaaatatttaaaattcacACTAAAGCCATGTCTGAAGCCAATTATATTGACAAAAATGtagatttgaaaaatatagcgaaattaagtaaaaattatacaggAGCAGAAATTACAGCAGTAATAAAAAGTGCAGTTTCTTACGCTTTAGAAAGGAAAGTTCATAAAGAAGATGAATTTAAAGGAGATACGAATATTTTAGTAGATATGAATGATTTTATGAGAGCCCTCGATGAAGTGAAACCTTCATTTGGAATTAATGAATTagatttttgtaaatttcaAAGGACTTTTTATGAAACTTCTAATTTCCAAAATGCAGTAAATTTAGGTAGGGATTTCTTAAGGAAACTTAAGAATACGAATTTGTATAATACGAGTtctttacttttttatgGGGACCCGGGAGTAGGGAAGACTAATTTAGCAGTGAAATGTTCAATTTTATCTCTTTttccatttataaaaatgatttctCCTAGGAATATTATTGGTTTATCAGAATATGAGAAAGtgaattatattaaaaataagtttatGGATGCTTATAAAAGTGAAGAATCTATTGTAATTCTTGATGATATAGAAGGTTTAATAGATTTTGTGAATATTGGCCCTAGATTTAGTAATGCGATATTACAATGtattaagatttttataaaagaagaagataaaAAGAAGCTCTTCGTATTTGGGACGAGTAGCAATGTGGAGATTTTGAAGGAATGTGGAATTTATGAATGTTTTCATGGGACATTTGAAGTGAAGAATATTTTCCAGGAAGATTTTGATGAGCTCTGTAAacaaaatgtaaatttcaAGGATATTCCCTTTGAGGAGCCTTGTTCCATCAAGAGTTTATTATCAAAGCTCAATGAGCCTGATGTTTCGCccaattaa
- a CDS encoding Ras-related protein RAB1A gives MSSESECKYLFKFILIGTSGVGKTCLMTRFADEIYESNQASTIGVDFKIKTINLNNTKIKLQIWDTAGQERFRAIVSNYYRGAHGILVVFDMTNKDSFISLDEWINEIKKNTKESVEIMILGNKIDKEEEIVVSEKEIEEFLEKHKIKKECFIKTSAKENIQVNSAFESLAGRLMGKFEGSTFDNSKKEGFSLRSTENGGKCCM, from the coding sequence ATGTCTTCAGAATCAGAAtgtaaatatctttttaaatttattctaaTTGGTACAAGTGGCGTAGGTAAAACTTGTCTAATGACGAGATTCGCAGATGAAATCTATGAATCCAATCAAGCCAGTACAATTGGTGTGGATTTTAAGATTAAAACTATTAATCTTAATaatactaaaattaaattacaaatcTGGGACACTGCCGGTCAGGAGAGATTCAGAGCAATAGTCTCTAATTATTACAGAGGTGCTCACGGTATTCTTGTTGTTTTTGATATGACCAATAAAGattcttttataagtttAGATGAGTGGATTAAtgaaataaagaagaataCGAAAGAGAGTGTAGAGATCATGATATTGGGGAATAAGATAGATAAAGAAGAAGAGATAGTTGTAAGCGAGAAGGAGATAGAAGAGTTTTTAGAGAAGCATAAGATTAAGAAAGAGTGTTTTATAAAGACTAGTGCTAAGGAGAATATTCAAGTGAACAGTGCATTTGAGTCTCTGGCTGGGCGACTTATGGGGAAATTTGAAGGATCAACATTTGACAATTCTAAGAAAGAAGGATTTAGTTTAAGAAGTACAGAAAATGGAGGAAAATGTTGTATGTGA